One genomic segment of Erpetoichthys calabaricus chromosome 7, fErpCal1.3, whole genome shotgun sequence includes these proteins:
- the LOC114655069 gene encoding interleukin-8-like has translation MNSKLLFAMLAVCVILEEGTAIISMGSSLHCVCIKSESRLIPHRILNKVEILPKGPHCNTIQIIAYLKTGEVICLKKKAPWVKMIMKKILENERKK, from the exons atgaattcaaaattaCTTTTTGCTATGCTGGCAGTGTGTGTTATCTTGGAAGAAG GTACAGCTATAATCAGTATGGGAAGCAGCCTTCACTGTGTCTGTATTAAATCTGAATCAAGGTTAATTCCACACAGAATTCTAAACAAAGTGGAGATTTTGCCTAAAGGACCACATTGCAATACTATCCAGATTAT agcCTATCTGAAGACTGGAGAAGTGATTTGCCTTAAAAAGAAAGCCCCTTGGGTGAAGATGATCATGAAAAAGATTTTGGAAAATGAACG aaaaaaataa